In one Neobacillus sp. WH10 genomic region, the following are encoded:
- a CDS encoding Xaa-Pro peptidase family protein encodes MSDQFQTRLNTLIQNLEEQQVDMAIVNSPKNVFYYTGFNSEPFERFMALVIDVRKGTNYLFVPALDQEDAEKSSNVKSIVPISDELNPYKILKDTIGKDVKSIGLETKNVSIYQQEQLNHYFSSFSYQNIGEFISGQRIRKTPEECNKVQYAVHVIEKVLSEGIKSVKAGMTELELTAEFEFLMRKFGAEGPSFSTTVLSGEKSSLPHGSPDGKKMNNGDFLLIDMGVIVDGYCSDITRTFIIGEETAEQRRIYDVVLKATKEGVLAAKAGVLAGSVDTAARNVIKANGYGQYFNNRVGHGLGMEVHEEPSIHEKNEMMLEPGFLFTIEPGIYIPGFGGVRIEENVYIEEDGNAKVLTTFPTELIRIG; translated from the coding sequence ATGAGTGATCAGTTTCAAACAAGATTAAATACTTTAATTCAAAATTTAGAAGAACAGCAAGTAGACATGGCGATTGTCAATTCACCTAAAAATGTTTTTTACTATACTGGATTTAACTCAGAACCATTTGAGCGGTTTATGGCTTTAGTCATTGATGTTCGCAAGGGAACCAATTATTTATTTGTGCCTGCACTAGATCAAGAGGATGCAGAGAAAAGCTCCAATGTAAAAAGCATTGTTCCAATCTCTGATGAATTAAATCCTTATAAAATATTAAAAGACACGATCGGTAAAGACGTTAAGTCGATTGGTTTAGAAACAAAAAATGTAAGTATATATCAACAAGAGCAGCTTAATCACTACTTTTCTAGTTTCAGCTATCAAAATATAGGGGAATTTATTTCTGGCCAGCGTATAAGGAAGACTCCTGAAGAGTGCAATAAAGTCCAATATGCAGTACATGTGATTGAAAAAGTATTAAGTGAAGGAATCAAAAGCGTTAAAGCGGGTATGACTGAACTAGAATTAACGGCTGAATTTGAATTTTTAATGAGAAAGTTTGGTGCGGAAGGGCCCTCTTTTTCAACAACGGTTTTATCTGGTGAAAAATCTTCGTTACCACACGGAAGCCCTGACGGAAAGAAAATGAATAACGGTGACTTCTTATTAATTGATATGGGCGTGATCGTAGATGGCTACTGTTCCGATATAACACGCACTTTCATAATAGGCGAAGAAACCGCAGAACAGAGGAGGATTTATGACGTTGTCCTGAAAGCAACAAAAGAAGGCGTTCTTGCAGCGAAAGCCGGGGTATTAGCCGGGAGTGTGGATACTGCAGCCCGTAATGTGATCAAAGCTAACGGTTATGGTCAGTACTTTAATAACCGTGTTGGTCATGGCCTAGGTATGGAAGTGCATGAAGAACCTTCAATCCACGAAAAAAATGAAATGATGTTAGAACCAGGATTTTTGTTTACAATTGAACCAGGTATTTATATTCCTGGATTCGGAGGCGTCCGTATAGAAGAAAATGTATATATCGAGGAAGATGGAAATGCAAAAGTATTAACAACCTTTCCAACGGAGTTGATTAGGATCGGCTAA